The Chloroflexota bacterium nucleotide sequence TCGATTGGGGCGAGGAAATCGACGTGTCCGCGGCCGACCCCGCCTATCTGCTCCGCTGCGGGGAGGTGAGTCGCGACGAGGCCGTCACGCTTGCGGATGGGCTCCGAGCGCCTGGAGCCGAGCCGTATCTGGATGAGGGATTGGGTACCGCCGCATATGTCGAGCTGCGACTTGGGGATCGGGCGGAGACGCGAGTCGTGTCGGTCTACATCGAGCCACTCATGCCTGACGAATCAGGTTGCACCGACCAGCCGCCAAACCCTTTCGGCATCTAGAGGACGGAACCGCGCGGGATACTGTGGCGTCTGGCGGGTGACAACCATCCATACCCGGAGACCACGTCCGTGAAGACCCCGCGAACCATCTTCATCATCGCGATAGCCCTGGTGGCGTTGGTTCTATCCGCCTGCCAAGGGGCAGGATTCACCAACGTCGGGCAGAACCTTAATGGGGGCCAGCCTGGCGACGCGACCGGACGCGACGTCGTACCCGGCGCGGCTGCGCCTGACGAGGCTGGAGGGGTTACCGGCGAAGGCGCTGACCAGGGCCAAGCCGACCGGTCGATCATCAAGACCGGGGAGATCACGGTCGAGGTCGACAACGTGGCCGAAACCACCGGCGCCGTCCGCGCCCTGGCCCTCGAGCTCGACGGCTACATCAGCAGCTCGTTCCAGGGCGAGTTCGAGGAGTCGGCCACCCTCACAATGCGCATCCCCGCCGACCGATTCGACGACGCCATCGCCGGCATCCACGACTTGGGCGGCGACGTCAAGTCCGAGGCCACGCGCGAGGAGGACGTCACCGCGGCCGTCGTCGACATCGAAGCCCGGCTGACGAATCTGCGGGCCGCGGAGGTCGAATACCGCGAGCTCATGGAACGCGCCGAGCGGATCGAGGACATCCTGGCCATCCAGAACCAGCTGTTCCAGGTCCGTGGCGAGATCGAGGCCATGCAGGCCCAGCTGGAGTACTACAACGACCAGGCCGACATGGCGACTCTGACCGTGTCCGTGATCCCAGGTGCGGTCGAGCAGGCCACCACGGACTTCGACCCCGGCGCCATCGTCCAGGAAGCAGTCGCCCAGCTGGTCGGCTTCGGCCAGTGGCTGGTCGGCGCAGCGATCTGGTTCGTGATCGTGGGCCTGCCGGCCCTGGTCGTGCTCGGGATCGCGCTCTTCATCGGATTCCGAGTCCTGCGGCGCATTTCGCCCAATCAGGCGAAGGCCAAGGAACAAGGCCCCAGCGACTGAAGCCCGGGTAGCCGGCGGCCTCGCCTAAGAGGCGAGGGCCTCGAGAACTGCGACCTCGACGGTGTCGCCGGATGCGGTCACCGGAATGATGGCCACGTGGTCGGCGCCGGCCGCGAGGACCTCCCCCAGCCGGGCACGAAGGGCATCCGCGTCGCCCCAGGCGACCATGGCGTCTACCAGGCGGTCACTTCCCGGCCGCTCCCAGTCGGCCGCCTCGAACCCCTGCTCGGCCCACGCCGCCTGATAGTTCGGGGTTCGCAGATAGGGCAGCAGGTAGTGGCGAGCCGCTGATCGGGCGGCCACCGGATCCGTCTCCAGCACGCACGGCAGGCTCGCCGCCACGATGGGTCGCATGGCGGCGTCGGCGGCGTCCAGCACGCCGCGCATCCAGGCCAGGCGCTCGAGGGTGACTAGGTACGGAAAGGCGCCGTCGGATTCGGTCGCGGCCAGGGTCAGCATCCGCTCGCGCAGGGCGGCCACCAGGACCAGCGGCTCAGGCATTCCGGCAGGCATTGGTCCCTTGTAGATGGCGGATCGATACGCGGCCAGGTACTCCCGCATCCGGGTCAGCGGCCGCTCATAAGTATGGCCGCGCAGCTTCTGCGCCAGGTGGAGGTGGGACACGCCCAGGCCCAGCGTGAAGCGCCCGCTGGAGGCCTCCTGAAGGGTGAGCGTCGCCATCCGGGTGGCCTGGGCATCGCGGCCCCAGATCGAGACGATGGACGTCCCCAGGCCGATGGACGAGGTCGCGCCCGCCAGCAACCCGAGCAGGGTGAACGGCTCGCGACCCACGACGTCGGGCACCCACAGCGTCCCGAAGCCGAGGGACTCGACCCGCGCGGCGTAGATCAGGGCTTCCTCGATGGGCAGGGTGTCGAAGTCGCTCCACACGCCGATCCGGCCCAGTCCCCGGTCGCCGTTCGCCATGGACCGATGCTACCCGGTCGACTCCGGCGCCAGCCGGTAGCGGAGGAACAGCTCCTCCCCGTCGCGGTGGACGCTCACCAGGCGTGCCGGTCGCGGGGTCTCGGACGAGGGTTCCGGGGCGAGCATGGGCAGCCCGTCCCCGCCGAGCAGCCACGGCCCCACCGTCCAGAACAGCTCGTCGATGAGGCCCGCGGCGTGGAATTGGGCGTTCACGGTGGGGCCGCCCTCGAGCAGGACGGAGCCGATCCCCCGCTCGCCCAACGCCCGCAACAGCCATCCCGGCTCGGGGCGCTCGGAAGGAGCGACCAGCACCTCGGAACCGGGAACCTGGCGCGGGCCGTCCGCGCCGACCACCACCAGTCTTGGCTGGTCGGTGCCGAACCAGCGCCGATCGGTCGGGATCGGTCTGTTCCCGGCAACCAGCACCGCGAGCGGCTGCGGTGGCTTGCCGGCGGCGACGCGGATCCCGGCCAAGTCGGCCGGGACATCGGTCCAGCCGTCCACCGCTCGCAGGGTGCCCGCCCCGAAGGCCACCGCGTCGAACGCCACGCGCAGTAAGCGCATCAGGCGCCGGTCGGCGCGGGTGCCGAGTCCCTCGGCGGTATCGCCCCGCTGAGCTCGCCCGTCCAGGCTGGTAACCATGTTCAGGCCAACATAGGGACGGTCCGCAGGGGCGTCTGGCAGGCCCAGGTCCGCGAAGGCGGCATCCAGGTCGAGGCCGGTGGCGGGATCGGGCCACAGGCGTTCGACCGTGAAGCGCGGCGGGGACGTCATCGGGCCCATGCTAGTCGGGCTGCCTCGTAGCATGCGGGCGTGACCCCGGCCTGAGGAGCATCGGCTGCCGGTCGGCCGGCGGGTCGGCCGCGGTATCACACCCGTTCGTGGTATCGCGGTAACGTGCTACGCGATAGCACGAGGGCCTGTGAGGCGCGCAGTGACCTGCCGGATGGGCGGCATCGGTATCGGTCAGTCGAAGATGCGCTCCAGGTGCCAGGTGCCGCGGTTCTCGTCCAGGAAGATGGTGCACAGCAGCCCGTCGCGGGTGACGAGCTTGAAGTAGGCGCGGGCCACCGGGTCGCGCCACCAGTCGTCGGCCACCCGCCAGCGGTTGCAGATGCCCACCTCGGCGTGGGTGGTGCCGTCCAGGCGAAGGCGGATCGGGGTGCCGGCCGCGTCGGTCTCGACCTGGACCAGGGGGTGGGTGGCATGGAGGCGGGTCATCGGTCCGCACCACCAGCGTTTTCGATACCGATCTCGACCAGCCGCGACTGCCGCTCGGGGAGCATGGCGGTCGGCCGGTCGGCCACCGCCCGCCACAGGCGGCCGGACCCGAACCGCGCGCTCACCCGCTCCAGCGACCAGCGCAGCTCCTCCCAGCGTCCTGCCTGGGGCTCGAAGGCGGGGAGCTGGCGGGCGGCGGGGTTGGTGAGGCGGTCCAGGGCGAGGGCTATGGCCGTGATCCGTGGCTCGTCGTCCGCGGCCACCGCCGTGCGGGACCGGACCTCGGCCTCCAGGCGGGCCAGCAGCAGGCGTGCGATCCAGTCCGGCTCGGTGGTCGGCTCGGGGAGGGCCAGGGTCACGGTGAGCGGTGTGGCCGCTTCCCGGTGAAGCGTCAGCGTGGCGCGGCCCGGAGCGAGGTGACGGCCGCGGAGCGGGTTGGTCAGGCTGGTGGCCGCGCGGCGCAGGGCGAGGGTGATCTCCGTCGTCCCCTCCGCCGGCGGCTCGAACCGGACGGTGGAGGCCAGCCGCTCCGGCCGGCGGCGCGGGACCAGCGGCCGCGAGTCCTCCCCCCGAGCCAGGGCCTGGAGCCGCTCCCCCGCTGCCCCGAACTGGGCGGCCACGGCCGACCGCGGCAGTCCCGCCAGCTGCCCCATGCTGGTCAGCCCGAACAGGCTGAACCGATCTCGCACGGCCTGATCCGCCGGCAGCAGGCCGATGGGCAGCTCCGCCAGCGCGGTGCGCCCCTCGCCGGGCGGGAGAATCAGGCAGGCGGCCCGGGCGGTGGCGTCGCCGGTCCGGGCTCGGGCCAGGCGGGCGGCCAGGGCCGCCAGCCAGCGGTTGTCGCCGATCCCCGCTTGCACCGTGTACACGTCGGCCAGGACCACCGCCCGGGCCGCGACCCGGCGCTCCGACCCGTGCATCGGCTCCAGGCCCGTCACATCGACCAGCGCCACGCCCACCTCCAGCGCTTCGATCCGCGGGGAGAGGTCATCCAGCCGGTCGAGCATGGCCTCCCAGCGGGCCGTGACCTCCAGTCCGCCCCCGTCGGCTCGGAGAGTCGGCCACACCAGCATCAGCACCCGCATCCACGGTCCTCCGACGACCCGCTGGGGTCAGGCGCTGAGGACGGCCAGCGCGGGGAGTGACTCGGCGGATTCGACCGTGGCGGACTCCGCAGCTGGCTGGGGGACGGCGAGGGCGGGCAGCAGGGGGTCGATGCGGCGACCCTCCCCGAACCACAGGTCGATCTCCGAGTGGCCGCCGGCCAGGGCCCAGCGATGGCGCGTCACGCTGGCCGCCACCCGCAGCCCGACCAGGTCCCGACCCACTGCCAGCCAGGCCTGACGCTCGAGGCGGACCCGGACCCCGGCCACCCGGCCGGCGGCCTCGCGCAGCGCGGTAGGAGCGAGGAGCAGGGCAGTGGCATCGGATCGGGACAGGAGCGTGACCAGCCGGTCAAACCGGGAGGGCGCGGGCCCGTCGAGATCCATCACCAGCAGGTCGATGAGGCGGGAACGGGCCAGCCAGGCGGCCAGCTCCAGGGCTTCAGCACCGTCGGCCGGACGGACCACGAGCAGCCACTCCAGGCGAACCCCGCGACGGGCGGCGAGGGCCGGATCGAAGGTGCCGGCCAGGTCGACCCAGGCCACTAGGCCCCCGGCCGCCTGGCTGGCGGCCACCGAGTCGAGGGCCAGCGAGGTGGCGCCGTGGCCGGGAGCGGCATCCAGAACGGCCAGTGCGCCCCGGGGCCAGCCGCCCGTGGCCAGCGCAGTGTCCAGCGCGGCGTGACCGGTGGGGACGGCGGGGATCGACGGCTCCCCGGGGAGCGGCGCCACGCCCCGTCGCAGGCCGCGCTCGCGGAGCGCAACGAGCACCTCGGGGAGCGGACGGGCAGCCGGTAGGGTCACATCGGTCAGTCTAATAGAACAGATGTTCTATTACAATCCCCCGCGTGGGGGTGTGCGGAAGGGGCCGTGCTATCCTGCCGGCGCCCCGTGGGGGCGCCCCGTGGGGATGTAGCTCAGCTGGGAGAGCACCGCGTTCGCATCGCGGGGGTCAGGGGTTCGAGTCCCCTCATCTCCACCATTCCATGGCGGATGCGGTATCGCGAACCGCCCTTGGGCTACTCACTCGCGGGCTCTCGGTCCTCGTAGAGAACGTTGACGATCGACCATCGGCCGTCGAGCTTGGCCAGGTGGAGATAATCGATGAAGGGCTCGGAGACGACCTTCGCGCTGGCGATGCTATCGGCTATGTCGAGCACCGTGATCTCGCACGTACGTGCGAACTGTGGACGAGGACCTTTCGCCGCGCTTCGCTCCATGTACTCAGCAGTTAGGTGATGCACGCCGGACGGCCTTCGGTCGGCGGTGTAGTCCAGTCCGCGCTTCGCGAGGTCCGGATGGAGCGCGCCACGCATCCGTTCGCCATCTCCCTCCAGCCACGACTCTAGATAGGCCCTCGCGACGCTTCGGATGGACTCCTCGTCGGTCTCTCGTGGCTGCATGGCTGCATTATCCCCCGTCGTCCAGCACCCTTCACCTCGCCGGTGTGGGTCACGGCTGCCCTACGACCGCTAACAGAGTCTCAGTTGATGGGGGCTTCGGCAGGCGATTGGGGCGGCTCAAGCATCCAAGGGACTCGTACGACGGATCGAGCCCGCCGGTTGGTTCGCATACTGTGAGGTACGCACCACCATCGCTCGCGCCACTGAACCGGCTAGGGCGGGCCGAGCTCCTCGACCAGGATCGCGGTCTCCACGCAGTTCGTTCCGAGCGCCTCGGACACCCGCCCGCGGATCCGGAGGGGATCATCCACCCGGGCGATCACGTGTCCGCGTCCATCCTCCAGCCTGAGGGGTGAGTCGCCGCGGACTTCCCACCCCTCGCCTCCAATCAGCTCGTACCGCTGGCCGTTCGATTCGATCCACGCACAACCCGTCTGGAATAGCGGGTCCACGTTGCCCCCGAAGGTCCCGTCGAGCTCGATCGCCGGGGCGAGCGACTCCTCGAGGACCCACGCCGATCCTCCGAAGCCGCCGGTCACGTTGGCGACCCGCAGCACCGGGCGCTCGACCTCGCCAGACTGGTCAAAGCCAATCCGAAGGGTCATCGTCCCACGGCCGAGAGAATCGGCGGGGATGTCGGGATTGAAGGGGACGTCGGCCCAGCGGCCGACGATCGTGAAGTCGCTCTGGAGGATCCCGGAAAACACGGTCGTCCAGGAGCTTCCCGGCTCCTCACCGGAGTACTGACTCATCCCCAGCCAATACAGGCAGGACCCTGTCTGGTGGAGGTCGTAGACGCCGAAGTCGTTGGACCGCCACACGCCGGTCAGCACAACGCCGGTGCCCGATGGGCCCAGGATATCGATCGGCCGGCATTCGGGGTCTTCCGCTTGGACCGATTCGCCCGGGGCCAGCGAAGGTGTTGGGTCCGCCAGGCCGCAGGCGGCGGCGAAGAAGGCCAGGATCCCGATGACAGCCAGCCGCCGATCACTCATCGGCGCATCTTACGGCTGGCCTCACGAATAACCCCCAACGTCCCTATCGCGCCCACCGATGGCCCCGCGTCAGTGCAGGATCTGGGATAGGAACTGCCGAGTCCTCTCGTGCGCCGGCTCGTCGAAGATCTGACGGGGCGGGCCCTCCTCCACGATCTTGCCCTCGTCGAAGAAGACCATCCTATTCGCGACCGCCCGCGCGAAGCCCATCTCGTGGGTGATGCAGAGCATCGTCATCCCGGACTCCGCGAGCTCCCGCATGGCGTCGAGCACCTCGCTGATCATCTCGGGGTCGAGCGCCGAGGTCGGCTCGTCGAAAAGCATGATCTTGGGCTGCATCGCCAGCGCCCGGGCGATCGCGACCCGCTGCTGCTGGCCGCCGGACAGCTGCGCCGGGAACTTATGCGCCTGCTCCGGGATGCCGACCCGGTTGAGGAGGTCCATTGCCGCTTGCTCGGCCCGCTCGCGAGTCCACTTACGCACCCGCATCGGCGCCAGGGTGATGTTCTGGAGTGCGGTCAGGTGCCATGGGCGACACGGCATTCAAATCGCGTCGATGCCGCCCATTCTAGTCCTGCAGGCAATCGCTTCTCAGTTCGGGAAGAGCGGGAATTCCCCTTCCTCGGTGACCTCGTCGGCCGGCGGTGCGCTGATGTCGAAGGATGCGTTGTAGTCGCTGAACGTGACGGTGAACCTCACTTGCTCGGTCTCCGCGGCCCCCTCACCCGCAAAGCTCGTAGACACCTCGCGCAGCCACAGGCCGCTGTAGTCGAACAGCACGTCCACGACCAGCGGCCCGGTGAACGTGGACTCCGGCACGAGGCTCGCGTATTCGCCCATGTCCGGCATCGCGCCGGGGTGCGCGGCCAGGGCTTCGGCGGAGATGTCGAGCCGGACGTGGTAGCACGTAGCGTCGCCGCAAGGCTCATCGGCCAGTGTTTCCGCCGAAACGCCTTCCGTGGCCAGGAACTCGGCAATCTTGTCGGCGATTTGTTCCGGGTTGAGCGTTGCCGTGGGCACCGGGCTTGGCTCGTGACCGCTCGAAACGGGCATGTGAATCCACTTGTTCCCGCTCAGCGAGCTGAGCAGGTACAGGTCCTCGCCGAGGACGATGGCCTCGCCACCGAGGCCGAGCAGGAAGGGCACGGCGAAGGTGACGTGCGCGGCTTCTCCTGACACGTCGATGTCACCTTCCACTGACACCCCATCGAGCGGCATGCTCGAGCCCGTCTCGGGATCGGTGACACTGCCATTGGCGGTCAGGGCCACGTGGAAGCTGTCGGCCTCCGAAGTCGCCTCGGCCCCGCGGGTCAGGATCTCGGCGGGATCGGTCAATGCCGCCCCGCCGGCGACGGCATACCAGACCACCGCTGTAAGGAAGACGACGACAAAGCCGATGACGGCGATGGGCAGCGCCCGCGAGCGCATAGACGTGATCACCCGGGCAGGATACGCGCGATCCGAGTTCGAGCCATGTATCCATGGTCCCGGCACCCGATGATGCCCGCCGTGCGCCCCGGCCGTATACTCCCCGCCGAACGCGTTGACGCGGGAGCAGTACGCGCGGCCTCGTCCGCAGCGAGCCGGGATGGTGGAAGCCGGCGATGGAGGCGGGCGGAACTCGCCCGCCGAGCAGCCGCAAGGCCGGGGCGGCGTCCGATATCACGCCATTGAGTGGACCGATCGTGGGGTTGTAGCTCAGCTGGGAGAGCACCTGCATGGCATGCAGGGGGTCGGGGGTTCGAGTCCCCCCAGCTCCACCACCATCGGTCAAGTCATGGTGGTACCGCGAGGCTGACCCCCTTCGTCCTGACGAAGCGGGGTCGCGTTTTTCAGCAACCGATGCGGACAGACCGATACGAACGGAGCCTCGGCGGTGACCACGTCCACTTCAACAAGCTCGGAGCGCACCGCGGCCGACGGCCGCCACTGGCTGCTGCGCCCGGCGCGGCCGGCTGACGCCGAGCCGCTGGCGCGCCTCTACGCCGCAGTCCGGGCCGAGGGACGTTGGCTGGTCACCCCGCCGACGGCCATCAACCCCCCGTCCGAGGCGTTCTTCATCGCGGAGCTGATCCGCGCCGACGAGGCCGCCGTGCTGGTGGCTGAGGCCGGCGGGGAGGTGGTGGGCAACGCCCTGGTGATGTCGGATCGGGACGTCAGCTCGCGCCACGTCGGCATCCTGTCGGTGACCGTGGCGGAGGGCTGGCGAGACGTCGGCCTGGGAACTGATCTGGTCGCCGCGACCCAGGCCTGGGTCCGCGAGCGGGGCCTGGCACGGCTGGCGCTAAGCGTCTTCCCCGACAACGCGCGGGCGATCGCGGTCTACACACGGGCCGGCTTCGTCCGCGAAGGGCTGCGCCGCCGGCAGTACCGCCAGGCGGACGGCACGTACCGCGATGAGCTGCTGATGGCCTGGTTCCCCGATAGAGGGGCGTCGGACCGGTGGCAGGCCCGCGAGGACGCGCCGTGAGCGGACGCGCGGCGAGCGGCCGCGCGGCGAGCGGCCGCTCCAAGGAGGTGGAACGCTTCGACCCGGCCACGTTCGAGGCGAAGTGGCGCGAGCGCTGGGAGCGCGACGAGCTGTACCGCGCCCGCGACGACGCCCCTGGGCCGTTCTACCTGTTGACCATGTACCCGTACACCAGCGGCGACGTGCACATCGGTCACTGGTACGCCTCGACCGGGCCCGACGTCGTGGCCCGCATGCACCGGATGCGGGGCGAGCACGTGATGTTGCCCATGGGCTTTGACTCGTTCGGGTTGCCCGCCGAGAACGCGGCCATCGACCGTGGCATTCATCCCGCGGACTGGACCAACGCCAACATCGACCGCATGCGGGCCCAGTTCCGGACGATGGGTGCAGCGTGGGACTGGTCGCGCGAGGTCATCGCCTCAGATCCAGCGTTCTACCGCTGGACCCAGTGGCTGTTCCTGCAGTTCTACCGCGCCGGCCTGGCGTACAAGGCCATGGCCCCGGTCGACTGGTGCCCCAAGGACCTGGTGGTCCTGGCCCGCGAGCAGGTGCTGGGCGCCGAGCGCGCCTGTTGGCGGTGCGGGACGCCGGTCGTCAAGCGCGACCTGGAGCAGTGGTTCCTCCGCATCACCCGCTACGCGGACGAGCTGCTCGATTTCTCTCAGCTGGATTGGCCCGAGCCGATCCTCCTGATGCAGACCAACTGGATCGGCCGATCCGAAGGCGCGGAGATCGACTTCCCGCTGGCTCCCAACGGAGCCGATACCGATGCCGTCGCGCCGATCCGGGTCTTCACCACCCGCCCGGACACCATCTTCGGCGCCACCTTCATGGTCCTCGCGCCCGAGCATCCACTGGTGACGCAGCTGACCACCGACGACCGGCGGGCCGAGGTGGAGGCGTATGTCGCAGCCGCGCGACGGGAGACCGAGATGGAGCGCTTGAGCGCGGAGCGGGAACGGGGCGGCATGTTCATCGGCTCCTACGCGCTCAATCCGTTGACCGAGGAGCGGATCCCGATCTGGATCGCCGACTACGTCCTGCCCGGCTACGGCACCGGGGCGATCATGGGCGTGCCCGCGCACGACGCACGCGACTTCGACTTCGCGCGCCGGTACGAGCTCCCCAT carries:
- a CDS encoding DUF4349 domain-containing protein, with the protein product MKTPRTIFIIAIALVALVLSACQGAGFTNVGQNLNGGQPGDATGRDVVPGAAAPDEAGGVTGEGADQGQADRSIIKTGEITVEVDNVAETTGAVRALALELDGYISSSFQGEFEESATLTMRIPADRFDDAIAGIHDLGGDVKSEATREEDVTAAVVDIEARLTNLRAAEVEYRELMERAERIEDILAIQNQLFQVRGEIEAMQAQLEYYNDQADMATLTVSVIPGAVEQATTDFDPGAIVQEAVAQLVGFGQWLVGAAIWFVIVGLPALVVLGIALFIGFRVLRRISPNQAKAKEQGPSD
- a CDS encoding TIGR03620 family F420-dependent LLM class oxidoreductase, with the protein product MANGDRGLGRIGVWSDFDTLPIEEALIYAARVESLGFGTLWVPDVVGREPFTLLGLLAGATSSIGLGTSIVSIWGRDAQATRMATLTLQEASSGRFTLGLGVSHLHLAQKLRGHTYERPLTRMREYLAAYRSAIYKGPMPAGMPEPLVLVAALRERMLTLAATESDGAFPYLVTLERLAWMRGVLDAADAAMRPIVAASLPCVLETDPVAARSAARHYLLPYLRTPNYQAAWAEQGFEAADWERPGSDRLVDAMVAWGDADALRARLGEVLAAGADHVAIIPVTASGDTVEVAVLEALAS
- a CDS encoding dihydrofolate reductase family protein — encoded protein: MTSPPRFTVERLWPDPATGLDLDAAFADLGLPDAPADRPYVGLNMVTSLDGRAQRGDTAEGLGTRADRRLMRLLRVAFDAVAFGAGTLRAVDGWTDVPADLAGIRVAAGKPPQPLAVLVAGNRPIPTDRRWFGTDQPRLVVVGADGPRQVPGSEVLVAPSERPEPGWLLRALGERGIGSVLLEGGPTVNAQFHAAGLIDELFWTVGPWLLGGDGLPMLAPEPSSETPRPARLVSVHRDGEELFLRYRLAPESTG
- a CDS encoding nuclear transport factor 2 family protein, with the translated sequence MQPRETDEESIRSVARAYLESWLEGDGERMRGALHPDLAKRGLDYTADRRPSGVHHLTAEYMERSAAKGPRPQFARTCEITVLDIADSIASAKVVSEPFIDYLHLAKLDGRWSIVNVLYEDREPASE
- a CDS encoding GNAT family protein, which translates into the protein MTTSTSTSSERTAADGRHWLLRPARPADAEPLARLYAAVRAEGRWLVTPPTAINPPSEAFFIAELIRADEAAVLVAEAGGEVVGNALVMSDRDVSSRHVGILSVTVAEGWRDVGLGTDLVAATQAWVRERGLARLALSVFPDNARAIAVYTRAGFVREGLRRRQYRQADGTYRDELLMAWFPDRGASDRWQAREDAP